The segment TGAATGTGTTTAACATGGATGCAAGTAGAACCGGTCCAACGATGTAACCAAAGTGGGTCACGTCCATCAAAACTCCATGCAATAGGTCCTTTCCAAGTCTTTGGAATATTTGGACTAATGCACAATGTAAGAGTTTCACCAGTAGAAACCACTACAGTTCGTATGGCGTTCCTTGGAATTAGGTCTGGAAGATATACAAAGCACACAGACATACGTCATAATCTCAGAGAAGGATCaagaaagaaatcaagaaaGAAATCCATTAAAGATAAAGATTAAACCCCATGTATGACGTCACCATTGCCAAATGACCACTGACCTGTCCTGTTCTATTTTTAACTTTGTTGCCATGACGATATGAATGGCTAATGTAGGTGAACTTAACATCCTTATGTTTTTCAAATGTAACTAAAGTTACCTCTTTAATTACACCCCCTTTCAGGACATGTTTCAAGTTCCTTTctcttccgcccccccccctctccccatcccctcATCGTCCCCAACTACCGCCGCCTTCACACCCTCCATGGATATCCCGTGGTCTGCCCTAGCAGGATGGATTTGGCTCTCATTTTGTCTAACCGGAAGTGACGCAGTCCAAAAGAAAGAAGTGACGCAGCTAAAAGAGGAGATTCTTAAAATGCACTGTCTCTCTCctaagaaaaggaaagaatgtTGTCATTgtcaaattattatttaataagaTTAGATTATCCATCGGTCTTCCATAtgaaattttcatatttcgacAAGAAAAGTCACGATAAATGTACGATAGCTCCAGTGAGCTGTTGAGGGGAGTGGTTCCGTTGTACGGTTGAGGCGATGGATAAGTGGGGGGATTTTTTGAAGGCCATGATACGggagcgtagaagggacattgcattgacgagctaccaacttgacaaaacgacaattatctgcaaattgacgagttgacgagatggtaacgtgacaaaattcagaaaattgacgttttgacgagataacggatctcgtcaatgcatcagttttctgcaaattgacgagttgcacacttactaccatctcgacaagttgacaaaattcagaaaattgacgttttgacgagttaacggatctcgtcaatgcaacaattttctgcaaattgacgagttgcacagttactaccatctcgacaagttgcGATTTTAGTTCATATAGTATTTCGGGGTATAAAGGAGGCCTAACACCAATCCAACCCTGCATGGTTAAAACATAGACCGACACGTAACGAAATAGTCCTCCATTGCATGTGCATCGTAAGTTTTTGAAGTTTTGGTAACATCACAAGTACATTTTTACCTCAACACGTTTGAGATGTGAGTATTTCTCTGTACTTTTAACAATCTATTGAAGTTAAGTAACATACCTTCTTGGTTGTGTATTAAAACTTGAGCGCTGAGTCGTTGAATTGTAGAAAAACAATCGCAAAAGTGTACTCCAAAACGTTTAGCCTTGCTGAATTCATTCTCTGGTTCTAGTAAAGTCGATTTGTATATTCGGAGCGGGTCCCCATCTGTTGATGACGACCCCTAAATGGTAACGATAAAGCGATTAGTTTACCAGCTGTACGGCGTGGTATTACATAAGCTAGAAGAATAATGCGCCGATTTTGGGGCTAtgcaaaatgtaaaagaaaatggaacTTACCCTatatatttggggggggggggggatttattGCTATGAAATCGAGgcattttcaactttttttttcagacctattttttcttttaacagaAAGAAAGGAATCCACAAACTTCAGTACAATTTTGGTGTAGACAGGTTAGATTAATTACTCATTTGGTATTGTTCCCTTATCCCATTTCCGTTTTGTTTTCTGACGCAATTGCCAGAAACAGTAAAGGTCTATATGCAAGCCGATGTAACCCCCTGATGGGAGGCGTAAAGACGTTGCAAACACAACCAGTTgctttaaatttgatatcaaaataacatcTTTTTCATATTAAGGGAATATAGCTTACCAGTGTCGCTTCGTAACTAACGAACATTCCATTACTGTAAAACTCTCCGTGGTCCCGTCCTCGGAATGTCGTAGTGAACGCATCAGGACCTCCCCCAGTAACAGCCAATAGTTCAACTGGTTTCATCGACCGAAGATTACGAACGGGAGGGGTCACGAAACAATGAAAATCCCTGCAGGGTCCCACTTTTCAGCAaacaaagtaaaattaataaaagaatATGTAACAGTTTAACGGGGCGGGGAGGGGTAATGAAAAATGGTATATGAAACATTAATGAAtaagaatataatatataaatagaaaTATTTAGGAATAAGTTAATGTGTCAATATCTGCACAGGTTTTATTCCTTGGTGATAAATAGCCAtgataaagaaaacatatagcctacatataggctatatgccTGTTAGTTGGAAAACATGCAGGGATTGAGTACGCCAGTTGGAAATATACCTAGACTACATATACACGCTAGTTGGAGAAATCAGAGCAGATTATTACGGTATAATTATGAGCTTGTAATCAGTTAGCGATCTGATCATCGACGTGCAAGCCGGACCATTCTCGGCATGTTACTATAACTTTTTACTGTATTGCAACACGCTAAAAAAGAACATATCTTGTAGCCATAGAGATGTGAGCTTCAGAGGTTGCTATGCCGACACATTCAACTTCTTGAAAGATTCTTCAGATGTGACAATCAGGTGTAGTTCTCTATAACTTACCTATTGTGAAGGTCCAAAATGATGTATCTGCAACAGCGGCAGATTCGAAGGTACATGTAGAAATCAAAAGGGCAACAGCTGCATCGATGGTTACGTAATATGATCCTTCAGTGAAGTCGTCTGCAGGGATGATGAATGCAATGACGTCATTCTCGAGGAAATCCACTTGGGTGTCGTCACTTGCATCAACTTGAAATACCATTGTGTCGGTTTCGTCAAAGACTGATATAAAAGCGGAAACCGTCGGACGACTTATCTGTGTGTAAGAGATCAAAGTTCGTTACTGGTATCAGTATCGTTGCCAACGATAGgtgagggggatggggggggggtgggtgactTTATGAGATTTTAGTTTTGACATGTCATAGTTCATTGGGAAATAAAGTCCTTTTTGTGCTAGTACTGCGCCCTTGTACAAATTAACTCAACCCCGTGTGGTTCGTATTTCTCTCCTTACCCCGCCATTAAATTGTAACTGCGTTTTTAATTTCCCTGCCACGACAGTGGACCCACTTGCTGGAATCAGTGAGCTCGACACCACCTCGGGAGGAGAAGCTGTTGGTTAAGAAAATCAAGAGATGTTTGTTAAACTTTATGCGTAGTTTAACTTTCAAAGGGTTACTGAAGGACTCAACGCTCAGACTTCACAAATCATGGAAACCACTCCAAAGTTACAGCGAAAATAAATAATGGATAGGAACACCAATGAACCATAACCAAGCACAATATTTTGTACCAAACATATTAGACAGGAGCTTCGAAAGACAGGTTGGGCCCCGGAAAATGATACCACCGTGTCTCCTCTTTTAAGTCTTCAAAAAGGAGGTGGATGGGGCTCAATCCTTAAACAACTATAGAAGGCCGCAGTCCATCACGTCAAATTTTCAAGTGTAAActtaccccccaccccccccccccatctactTTGAAACCAATTGGTGATACGGCTAAGGAGGAGTTCATGACCCTTTTATTgttcacatacacatacataaacATTACTTACTCCATCCCACGTTATTGTGTCGCCCTAAGGTAACCCTCTCCTTTCCTCCCGCACTAGTACACACTAACTCATCAAGTAATAGTTCAATGCCTCAAGGGGTGTGAGTTGGTCAGCAATTCTAGTACAGTATCTGCTCAAATGGTCGATGAGAGTACAGTATCCGATTCCGGTCAAACATTGAGATGGGATAATTATAATCGCCTTATCAATACGATCAGTATTGGtatggattttgttttaataaaacaaatgatgctaatttaattttaaatgcaTATACGCCTATGCGTCATAACATTCTGTTGTGTCTTGAACGATAAGCTTTACTTTCTGATGGAATGAAAAGAACAGTAAGTTTATAGCAAAGACCATCTCAATCATTACCGATACGATACCCTGCCTGATAAGGGGTGGGTCTTTACTTGCTGATGCATATTCGACCCACAGCGTTATACTCTGCAATGTATGCCCCGCAAGAGCAAAACTCACCGCCAGAACTCAACGTCACACAGCAATATGGACTTGCATTTCTGAAggaaaaaaacgtgcaaaattaaatgacatattacatatatatatatatatatatatatatatatatatatatatatatatatatatatatatatatatatatacatatatattagaAATTGTAGTAAGCTGGACAATCCACAACAGTGAAGAAAGtccacctatatatatatatatatatatatatatatatatatatatatatatatatatatatatatatatatatatatatatatatatatatatgtgtgtgtgtgtgtgtgtgtgtgtgtatacatcaTGTACCTACCCATTACTGTCACGAGCTAGGAAGCAGAGCATTGCCAGAACTCCGACGTTATCAGGGTCCCATGTTACATCAATGAAGTAATCTGTGGGCTGTCCTGCTGTGTAAGGCATGATGTCAGATTTTGTAAAGCCAGATGGTGAAATTGTTTCTATACTTGTAATactgaaaaagagaaaaatagagATTGCCACATTTACTTCGAAACCACAATAAGCTCAATAATGTAACAAAGTACTCCATGAATATGCAATGATATTGGTGGCGAATTGATGCGTACTCTTCCAAAAATACTAGTATTGCCACAGTATGTCCCGGAaagttatttctttttcttgttcgtTCATTTCAGTAAccatttgtcattttttatggCTAATTCCCGCTCTTTCATTAGATTTTGGGGCTAATTCTTATTTTTATCATATTCTCTAAGACATCATTAACAGTTGTAAAGATGGAGAGGTTTATATTGAACTACTTCAACAAGAATGAAATGCATGGACAATTTTTTCGCAGAACTGGACTTAATAACAAAGATGACATATTCAAGGGGAGATGAAGAACCATTATTCTGTAACAACAATATGGTGAGTAACAAACGAGACTGTTGAGCCTGATGATCGTGCCACGAGTCGTCCATTGTATGTGGTACCCGCTGGTACTAACACACACGATCCACATTCTGCAGTTGGAGCAATGAACATCGGTATTTCGCTGCACGTTCCAGGGGTCGATTTAACGTCCAAAACAAACTGCAAGGGCGTCTGACTGAGGGCCGTTGTTGATTCTTCGTTTGCAAAATCACGAATTTCGAGCGCTATGCCGTAAAGACCTGATGATACGATTGCTGTGTCCAGGAGCACTAACTCACACTTGTCCTATAAAACAAACAGTAATTCAAATTTAACTCATGAcctgaatttaaaaaattatatgaagAAACACATTTCCGAACTCATTCAGGTTTTCTTCTTTATAGTGAATGTTACATTGCACattaatatcatatatgtaatATCATAAACAGAGTACTGCTTTTGTATAATTTAGAGTAATTATTTCaaagaattatatatatttggaaaaTAACGCAATATAatacatgttttcttttaaaacaacGATCAGGGAAATATTTGCGTAACTATTGAATGTGCACTAGAAATCTTTCCGACTTACTGAATCTAGCGTAAATCCCGGCACCGGACCACAAATATCTCCGCAATTAGTCGCCCAAAAACATCTGATGTCATCAACGTCAACATCGCGAACTACAATGATGAACCATCTCCTATCATTAATTAACTTGATTAAAAGGTTCATGTTGTAAATACGTTACTATTACAGCACCATGCACCAGaacaaaaaaagttgtaaagttGCAGATATACCTATAATCACATGATACATGTCTCTCTTTCAGCGTGTTGTTCTACAAACATtagaatgtatttttttttttgactaaGTCAATCATATATGTGCTCTTACATTTAGAAACAACAGCAAGTATTCTCTTGTTTCGGTCTTATTCAAACAGATTTGTACAGTTGACAAACGTTCATTGTTGTTCCAGTGTGGGGATTACATGTTCAAAGAAAGACTTGAGGGATTTTTCACAATGTGTCctgacaaacaaacatatatcgTCAATGTAGATATAATAATGCAAGTGGAGAGCATTTCCTGTTCCAATTTGTGCAGGGGAAACAAGGGAAACGTTTATTTCTTAATATAAAACGCAAAAGGGGATAACATGTTACCCCGGGCACTGTGGTTAAATTTCCCAATGTTAACTATGGTCTGAATTGAGGGCGTATTATCCAAGTGTtgtgattgtacagagtgcaccacAGGTGTTTTGAAtttgacaatttacacagaataaccactcttgaTAGGCAAGCCAATCCGTAAATAAGAAAttaatgtgtagcaagtggcaTGACGGATATATAGTAGATAAATAAAGAAACAACACACCAACACAATTttcacttcacgaccggtttcgtcctcttgggactcatcaggcgaagttaggaatcgaaccccggatcttgtgtcacagaccgaagtccgtaccactcgaccacagtgattctactggtgtgtgaatgcgtataaactggCTATAATAAGCCCTCAaagacagttatacaaagctatggacgctgattgtatgtccagaggttcgaaaccggtgaGGAAGGTCGGAATTCCCTAtaagtggttagggtgtccgcatataaagcgggagggcCAGGTTCAAATCCCAGTAGAGggtggaagttttttcactgttctggatttttcaactcacttcgatttcaagtatatatatatatatatatatatatatatatatatatatattcatttgcctttgtcgtttacctccatttcattaacaaagtctgttcaaagtatctctttcgaggtCCAGCCCTAGGAATCACTCTGTGTTGTTCTACAAATATTagaatctgttttgttttgaccAAACCAACCACATTGTGCTGTCATATTTAGAAACCGCAGCAAATATTCCTTGTTTCGGTATTAATCTCTCACCGGGTATCATAAGGATGTTGGTACAGCCATTTTTGAACGGAACCACTGGGGCTATATCGGTCACCGGCGCACTGTTGACCATGCCGGTATCATCGCGTACTGTCACATCTACCATAGTGCGTAAGTCCCAGGCACCACCGCCATTAATAAAACCTAACCAACAACACCCAGAAAATCTGGATTtgagagaaaataaataaatttaaaaaatccaGGGAGGTGAAATTATATCTCCTTGCAAACACCTGTCATGAAAAattgattctttttttttcctagctTAGTTCTTCTCCCGGGAGGGTTGCCAGGTCTGAAGCAGCCTCCCAGTATTTAAGTTTCCCTTCGTTGTAGATTTAAAGATTCCATGATGTGAATATTGCTTGTCTTCTTTACCCTTACCGttgtattaatttttaatagTCTTTAAATTAAATGGCTAAACTGTAGGACACTATATGAACAATGACACTGATACTATGAACAATTGATTATGGGCTTCATAACATCACACCATCCTTTATTCATCCATTCAGTGCGGAATCCATGAATAAAGGGCTATGGACTTTAGACATGGTTAGTATTTAGCTCGTAATCAATCAACCATGAAGGGTGTTTGCGATGAGATATGCACCTCCGTGTATTGCCCTTTTACCCCATCCCTCCTACGGGAAGTAATGTGATACTGTAATCGATGTGGTTGTGTTTCGGTGTCCACTTAACCATGAAGGGTGTTTGCGATGAGATATGCACCTCCGTGTATTGCCCTTTTACCCCATCCCTCCTACGGGAAGTAATGTGATACTGTAATCGATGTGGTTGTGTTTCGGTGTCCACTTAACCATGAAGGGTGTTTGCGATGAGATATGCACCTCCGTGTATTGCCCTTTCATTCCATCCCTCCTACGGGATATAATGAGATACTGTAATCGGTTTGGGTGTGTTAcggcaggggcgtatccaggattttctaacccggggggcgcaaagtactatctaagcggagcgccaccatcttggcgatgtcttggcgtttttcttctgctccctccttttctccctttctactttttctcctctttttctttttcttttcccttccttcctcctcattttccccctctttttttcccttttttctcttttctttttctctcctctttttcttacccgagGGCGCACACCCCAACGCCtctccctggatacgcgcctgagagtgtatgttcagctggcattcaccagccagccatgtagatgatgaAGGGGGCTAGTAGTCccaatattgtgatattgtgatatgttgtgggcggaggtcataTATTCGTTTGAGTTCacaaggggtcaaattgtggaaaccattgtttatcacaatattttaacaaggacagatgtcatatttagtattttgatgtatcacatttagtacaagaagccagttgttgaggtcaatggtcatttcaggacagcctgtgtcattgtgaattattgtttgtcacatcacactgcttttcactgtattactaagatcaaaatGACATCTAATGATCACCGTTTTATCTTTGTAACCATAACTTTGAAACAGCTTTGAACAATGAAAGGATCTAATTGAAATGGAGTTATATTGTGAGAATTACCGTATACACACAGTCtctatataaattacaaagccaCTATCGTTTATGCCAAAGAATCTACGATATGACGAATAGCAGCAACCAATCAAAGCATTGGCTTCATTTGATTTGCTTTAAACAAGAAGATATTCATTGTATGTGTGGCTAAATGTGTAAGACTGCATTGACTCCTTACATAAGTGCTCAAATTGGAATTGGTCTAAAGTCCGAGTGCAGAAAACTGGACTCGAGTACTATAAACGTGTGGGtattacacatttctttgtgggtatactgtacgggtgggatctatggcgggccatcagtctcaaatcatgggagatcgacttataccgatttaaatcgacatataccagtttccttcgacttataccagtttccagcagctgaaattgacttctaccgatttaaatcgacatataccagtttcattctacatatcatcgatttaaatcgacatataccagtttcattctacatatcatcgatttaatttacttatcatcgatttaaatcgatgataagtaaaataaatcgatgatatgtcgaagtaaactggtatatttcgatttaaatcgatgatatgaagaatgaaactggtatatgtcaatttaaatcgacatataccagtttcattctacatatcatcgatttatttcacttatcatcgatttaaatcgatgataagtaaaataaatcgatgatatgtcgaagtaaactggtatatgtcgatataAATccatgatatgtagaatgaaactggtatatgtcaatttaaatcgacatataccagtttcattctacatatcatcgatttattttacttatcatcgatttaaatcgatgataagtaaaataaatcgatgatatgtcgaagtaaactggtatatttcgatttaaatcgatgatatgaagaatgaaactggtatatgtcaatttaaatcgacatataccagtttcattctacatatcatcgatttatttcacttatcatcgatttaaatcgatgataagtaaaataaatcgatgatatgtcgaagtaaactggtatatgtcgatataAATccatgatatgtagaatgaaactggtatatgtcaatttaaatcgacatataccagtttcattctacatatcatcgatttattttacttatcatcgatttaaatcgatgatatgtaaaataaatcgatgatatgttcatttaaatcgacaaaattacgaagctagcaagggtgttcatcatggttatgtcaatggtaattatgaacaattacttgcaaaaagatTTCGGTGTAAAAATACGCCTGAAAAAAACTGATATGTCAATGACGTGCAATtatctcaatgcaaactgggctTGTCTACTCAAACACGTGGCGCTATAGTATAGGAATACACATGCAACTGAATAGGCCCACAGTACGTACACAGATGAAATTACCTACTCCAGTTACACCATAAACAGagatgatattgttctgcagCGAGGCCTACTGTAAGGTTACGTTTGTAGCTAAATATATACCCATGGGGTTTAACAATTACAGTAttcaagctcaaatcatgcattccaccagggagttgttatggaactccctgattccactgtgctcgtgtttaggtggcatactcctattagagtctatatcaatccgctcgattgttctccttcaggaaaagtgccaaaaagcagcaggagaacatcttttgtgacctgttatcaatcataatctagtttttttttttttgtggcttgcatgttgaagagcatgaatggaagtacatgtggtgagaaaattgggtcaattgaggcaattttagacccctttaggcttcccaggagcagcgtaggaaatttgtttaccactgagtgaagaggtttgtttacaagtgacgaaaacttccgacTCGGATAGCAAAACaatttcacggtcatggtacggaaaattgatggtgccatgaaaggccaacttgtcggctatccggtgatgggtagcgttaagctagtgaaaacttctatctagacttagaaaccacattacttttgtgatttagtgtgtaagtcaatggggcttttaatgggcgtatgctacctttattttcaattattcgcccgccttgtcaggtgactacacgtgatgtatctccacatgtcaatcatcaccgaaatcgggatttggaatatgttaatgagctaaatcgatgatacgtcgatttaaataggtatatgtcaatttgggacgctagaaactggtataagtccacggaaattgacttctaccgatttacttcgacatatcatcgatttaaactggtagatgtcgatttaaatgaacatatcatcgatttatgttacatatcatcgatttaaatcgatgataagtaaaataaatcgatgatatgtagaatgaaactggtatatgtcgatttaaattgacatataccagtttacttcgacatatcatcgatttaaatcgacatataccagtttacttcgacatatcatcgatttattttacttatcatcgatttaaatcgatgataagtaaaataaatcgatgatatgtagaatgaaactggtatatgtcgatttaaatcgatgatatgtagaatgaaactggtatatgtcgatttaaatcggtagaagtcaatttcagctgctggaaactggtataagtcgaaggaaactggtatatgtcgatttaaatcggtataagtcgatctcccgtgatttgagactgatggccctcCATAATCTACATTAAATACGTGTTTGTTGCCAcattgttcagttcagttcagtggtgttgttattgtttgttgtgtagggCAATAAATCTTGTAAAGCTTTATACAACAGACACATCACTACCTGTGATTCATTGATTAACGGTAAACTGTAACCGTGggtgcttttttgtttttaaattatgtgatgCAACTTACCCTGCAGGTAGAAAAAATTAAACACAAGAACACTCTGtgtgatacaacaaatttgaacacattgttagtaacagatgatgaagccacaaatgaaagtatgagttcatgtataagaattcaaaataataacaattttggaagcttggaaagttttaaagaaaatggttacacatctctAAAAGAGTAATGGCGTTCCGTTATAACAATTCCTCATTCATATAAACACTTAATAGACATGCCGTTTTACCTGCAACTCTAGACCAGggagttgaaaaaaatattcatctgtTTGCACAAATCGTAGATATAACCCTCAGTGTCAacgtgtaaattgtgtaaacaagaGTACAACGACACAGGATTCGGTATTTGAGCAGGTTTCCAATAACATGTTTTCGTACtttttggaataatatcttt is part of the Apostichopus japonicus isolate 1M-3 chromosome 11, ASM3797524v1, whole genome shotgun sequence genome and harbors:
- the LOC139976263 gene encoding uncharacterized protein encodes the protein MLKMISSDFFLFWLLILTTQTDQIDASHFRGGLISWRPLNPQPADGETVMLEISWRMSWRRSVYGCTDATIANSILSPGEGSLVCSCPEPNIQLSYFCTDYSSSEDWTTGINTATYTASETLFDLRFSGCCWLGFINGGGAWDLRTMVDVTVRDDTGMVNSAPVTDIAPVVPFKNGCTNILMIPVRDVDVDDIRCFWATNCGDICGPVPGFTLDSDKCELVLLDTAIVSSGLYGIALEIRDFANEESTTALSQTPLQFVLDVKSTPGTCSEIPMFIAPTAECGSCVLVPAGTTYNGRLVARSSGSTVSITSIETISPSGFTKSDIMPYTAGQPTDYFIDVTWDPDNVGVLAMLCFLARDSNGNASPYCCVTLSSGASPPEVVSSSLIPASGSTVVAGKLKTQLQFNGGISRPTVSAFISVFDETDTMVFQVDASDDTQVDFLENDVIAFIIPADDFTEGSYYVTIDAAVALLISTCTFESAAVADTSFWTFTIVGPCRDFHCFVTPPVRNLRSMKPVELLAVTGGGPDAFTTTFRGRDHGEFYSNGMFVSYEATLGSSSTDGDPLRIYKSTLLEPENEFSKAKRFGVHFCDCFSTIQRLSAQVLIHNQEDLIPRNAIRTVVVSTGETLTLCISPNIPKTWKGPIAWSFDGRDPLWLHRWTGSTCIHVKHIQTCQAGVYEAYRRICGKREKQHAYFDVRVRACPDGFHTPPTCTGTCPATCVLGYCGDDGQCLCRNGLTGENCDTATRGQFGLIDGDIPCATVGLDADCKGSLMCSGHAGCSCAPGWKGMNCDEECEALTWGPDCVFSCNGGTSCDRFTGV